One region of Citrus sinensis cultivar Valencia sweet orange chromosome 6, DVS_A1.0, whole genome shotgun sequence genomic DNA includes:
- the LOC102631172 gene encoding GDP-L-galactose phosphorylase 1-like, whose amino-acid sequence MLTIKRVPTVVSNYQDQEETTSENSEAGCGSNCLGNCSLPVSKLPLYQITKDKVDLTEEASGEEPRMSFLHDLLLGQWEDRMNRGLFRYDVTSCETKIIPGEYGFIAQLNEGRHLKKRATEFRIDQVLQSFDENKFNFTKIGQEEMLFRLDDSKSPSVVAINVSPIEYGHVLLIPRVLDCLPQRIDHESFLLALYVAKEAADPFFRLGYNSLGAFATINHLHFQAYYLPLPFPVEKAPTSRIVTVKGHQDTQVIISQLLNYPVRGLVFEVGKSLRDLSHAVASSCICLQNNNIPFNVLISDCGRRIILFPQCYAEKQALGEVSQELLDTQVNPAAWEISGHIVLKRRKDFEEAPEEYAWRVLSEVSLSEERFQEVKAYVLEAVGLQKPILEENGIIQEEDSLDKLPALEAQRVVQNCTVQH is encoded by the exons ATGTTGACAATTAAGAGGGTTCCCACGGTGGTTTCAAATTACCAGGACCAGGAGGAGACTACTTCCGAAAATTCAGAAGCTGGCTGCGGAAGCAACTGTCTTGGAAATTGCTCCCTACCCG TATCAAAGTTGCCTTTATATCAAATCACGAAAGATAAAGTTGATTTGACCGAAGAGGCATCAGGTGAAGAGCCTCGGATGTCTTTCTTGCACGATTTGTTGCTGGGGCAATGGGAAGATCGAATGAACCGTGGCCTTTTTCGGTATGATGTAACTAGTTGTGAGACAAAGATTATCCCTGGAGAATACGGTTTCATTGCACAGCTTAATGAGGGCCGCCACCTCAAGAAACGCGCCACTGAGTTCCGCATTGATCAAGTTCTTCAGTCTTTTGATGAGAACAAGTTCAATTTCACCAAGATTGGCCAAGAAGAAATGCTTTTCAGACTTGATGATTCAAAGTCTCCTAGTGTTGTTGCCATCAAT GTGAGCCCGATTGAGTATGGACATGTTCTATTGATACCCCGAGTTCTTGATTGCTTGCCTCAGAGGATTGATCATGAGAGCTTCTTGCTTGCTCTTTACGTGGCTAAAGAGGCAGCTGATCCATTTTTCAGACTTGGGTACAACAGCTTGGGTGCTTTTGCTACTATTAATCACCTACACTTTCAG GCATATTACTTGCCTCTGCCTTTCCCCGTTGAGAAAGCTCCAACCTCAAGAATAGTAACAGTGAAAGGCCATCAAGACACACAAGTTATAATTTCACAGTTATTGAATTATCCGGTTCGTGGTCTTGTCTTCGAGGTGGGGAAGTCGTTGAGGGATTTATCTCATGCAGTTGCTAGTTCTTGCATTTGTCTGCAGAACAACAACATTCCTTTCAATGTACTCATCTCTGATTGTGGCAGGAGAATCATTTTGTTCCCGCAG TGCTACGCGGAGAAACAAGCACTTGGAGAAGTAAGCCAGGAGCTTCTGGACACTCAAGTAAATCCAGCTGCTTGGGAGATTAGTGGGCATATAGTGCTGAAGAGAAGGAAGGATTTTGAAGAAGCGCCAGAGGAATATGCCTGGAGAGTTTTATCTGAAGTATCACTCTCAGAGGAGAGATTCCAAGAGGTTAAGGCTTATGTATTGGAGGCAGTAGGCTTGCAAAAGCCTATTTTGGAGGAAAATGGCATAATTCAAGAGGAAGATTCTCTTGATAAGCTACCTGCTCTAGAAGCTCAACGGGTAGTTCAAAATTGTACGGTTCAGCATTGA
- the LOC112498675 gene encoding calcium-binding allergen Ole e 8-like, whose amino-acid sequence MAANNSNGANYLGSMDEVRKVFNKFDKNGDGKISADELKDVLRSLGSKTSPEEVKRVMDEIDTDGDGYIDFKEFSTFHLAGGSTDGTKELKDAFDLYDMDQNGLISANELHAVLKKLGEKSSLKDCVNMIKKVDADGDGHVNFEEFKKMMTRS is encoded by the coding sequence atGGCAGCAAATAACTCAAACGGCGCCAATTATCTCGGCTCAATGGACGAAGTACGCAAGGTATTCAACAAGTTCGACAAAAACGGCGACGGCAAGATCTCCGCCGACGAGCTCAAGGACGTCCTCCGTTCTCTCGGCTCCAAAACCTCCCCCGAAGAGGTCAAACGCGTAATGGATGAGATCGACACTGACGGCGACGGCTACATTGACTTCAAAGAGTTCTCCACGTTCCATCTCGCGGGCGGATCCACCGACGGAACGAAGGAACTGAAGGACGCGTTTGATCTCTACGACATGGACCAGAACGGCTTGATTTCCGCTAACGAGTTGCATGCCGTGTTGAAGAAGCTTGGTGAGAAGAGCTCGTTGAAAGATTGCGTTAATATGATTAAGAAGGTTGACGCCGACGGCGACGGCCACGTTAACTTTGAGGAGTTCAAGAAGATGATGACTCGTTcctga